Within the Rosa rugosa chromosome 2, drRosRugo1.1, whole genome shotgun sequence genome, the region GTTTATTGTTTTTCTCCAggtttgggttgtccacttttaggggaggttctgcTGAATTTTCAGTAAAATCTTCTTTACAAGTGGGCCTCGCAGGGCCATCTctgatttcagggtgaaatctggggggGGGGTCCTGTTAGTTTGGTATCGAAGCATTAGGTTGTAAGGTTCTATAGACTTCCTTTCTTTCTTGCTACTTTatatcaaggttctaaaaaatgcCAAGCACTAGTCAGGCGGTAACCCGGGGCCTAACGCCCAGAGGCCTAGGTGGGGACTaggctgttttttattttttagttttatttttatttttataacatatattTGTATAAATAAATAAGCCAAAATCCGAACGGCTTTGAGGCGCTTAGCGCCTAGGCCATTTTTTAGAACCATGCTTTATATGCTTACTGACGCCtactgcagcggatccccatcatataatCTTCGGTGCTAGTGTGTTCATTATGTTATGTAAAGTAGATATGTTAAATGTCCTAATCCTTGAGCttcttaatcttttttttttcttcaagtgCTATGCCTCCTAGACTCTGAACACGTGGAGAAAGTCCTCCTGTAGATGATGAGGAGCGTGTGCCTAGGGCTTTTACGGAGTCGTTCGGACACTTCTTTCAGCAGTTTGTTGTAGCACTCTCCGGTTCACACTCAGATTTCACTATGGATCGTGCTAAGAGGCACGGGGTTGAGACTTTTTCTATCGCTACTACACCTGCAGATGCTTAAAGGTGGATTGATCGGATGGAGAGGTTAATTATTCTCCCAGATAGAGGTACCTGAGAATAGGAAGGTGGGCTTGGCCTGACATTGGTGGTGTGGTATTACTAGAGATTTTGGAGATGCCGACCAGTTCACATGGGATTAGTTTAAGACCTATTTTTATAGGCGATATTTCAGTGATGCTCACCTTCACAGAATGCAGGATCAGTTTATGAGCTTGGAGAATAGGGAAAATCAGACCGTTCTGGAGTTGAGCAGCAGTTACTCACATTGGCTCACCACGTGCCAAACTTGGTGCATAGCGAGTAAAATAAGATATATAGGTTGATCCAGGGACTATGTAGTCAGTATAAAGAAAAGATGTCAGGTGTGCCATACCAGAGCTTTGGCAAGGCAATTTCCTATGCCATGAACATTGAGTCTTCCTCATCATCTGGTTTCTGACCTAGGGATCTTGGTGGCCCTAGTCAGGGTCCATCTAATAGAGCTTCTTCCACTTCACGTTCAAGATCTTCAGGAGGTAGTAGACATATCAGTTCGGATTCGAGTACCTTACCGGATTTTAGAGGACTTTATATGGGAGGCTGTCAGTCAGAGGAGTGGCAGCTTAGTGACAGTGCTAATCAGCGTGGTGGTAATTCAGCTTAGTATGAATTTATTCTTTGGTTCTCAATCTCTCTTTAATTAATTGCcaactaagagcatctttagcaatgctagttatattttagtcaaattttagctaaaaatCTATTTTGGTTAGCCACTTTTAAAATACATCTTCAtcagttctctctattttagctattaatatatattatttgataaatgaataaaaaatagttaagatatatttataaattacattaaacaacttaaaatgaatgttttgaagaaaaaaaaaatagagagaggcACATCttactctctatatttaggagtgagatagcTAAAATTTAAAATGGAGAGCCATTTAGGAGTCTAGtacagctgctaaaatagataaaaagataaacatgctctccaaaatagttaAAGAGTCAAGATAGAGAATCTGCTAAAAATGCTTTTCGGAGTTTGGTAAAGTTGCTACAAataataaaaagctaaacatactCTCCAAAATAACAAAGGAGCTGTGGGGGTGGTCAACAAATTTGACCCTACAATCAAGGCGATTAAAGAAAAGTAATGGCAGCAGTAAATGCGACAGTTAATGTAGTCGTAAATGCgacgataaatgcgacattcaATATGGCAATTatggccgccaataagtgacggttattgcaggagtgaatacggccttaatggtggtgtgccgctcaagtcactgcgacttgctgtgcaagtttacttgcagcccacgccaaagtacacctataaataggctgctcGACATCGAGGTAaatcatcgaattccaattcactctactccactactaagaaacgtactgacttaggcatcagagagttttctgcaggtaccccccctcctcctcgagccgaccgtcaaacttcgagtcaacgctcgagggaagcttctcgattgttcccggtcatcttccgctccagtccgcattcattggtgagtcaaactcctctacggaatttttcgacaccaataagtggcgccgtctgtgggaaacacttatccctaaaaagtgatggcgggagctgccCCTGACGGGATTCCATTTCTGTCACTGAGGACTGGTAATGACGAAATTCCTCCCCACCAGCCGTTGTATGGGTCCATCCCGAGCCCCATTGGCGACCTGAACTTGCCTCCAGCTGACGAGACGCAGAGACTGAGGCAGGAACTCGAGCAATTTCGGAAGGAAAAGCAGGACCGCGAGGCTCGTCGTCGACCAAAACTTGAAAGGTTCCTACAACTTGACAGTGATTCGTTAGACGATGACGCCATCGGCGATCCCCACCAAATCAACAACGTGGTAGAAAACGCAGGCGCCAGCGGCGTTATCGGGGGAATCTCTGGCAGACCCCTCGTCGAAAGGGTAGGAGGCACGTCGAATGGGGGGCAGAACGGCGGAACCGGTCTAGGCCAATCTAAGAGGGCGCGCAACTAATCGTGGCGCGAGAAGATGGAAAAGATGATTGATGCATGCAAGCGTGCTGGCCCACAAGAGTTGGCGGCGAAAATCGCAAAGGACGTCGGTAAGTCTCCGTTTACCGACGACATTCTGAATACGGCAAAGCCCCGTAGGTTTACCACGCCGGTATTCCACAAATACGACGGAACGACCGATCCGGTGGACCATATCAAAGGGTACAAACAACAGATGTCCATCGAGACAACCGACGAAAAATTAATGTGCAAGATCTTTCCTTCCAGTCTCACGGGATCGGCATCGACATGGTTCCAAGATCTCAAGCCACATTCTATACCGGATTTCGACACATTGAGCCGCGCTTTCATTTCGCAATACTTATGCAATCGCAAGCAAAAGAAGGATATGGCGACTCTTTTCAGTACCAAGCAGAAGCCGGGGGAAAAAGTAGGGAAATTTTTCAAAAGGTTTACAGCTGAAATGCGCCATGTTAATTGTGATCCCCAATTCGCCGCGATCGCCTTCCGAGAAGGATTGCTTTTGGGGATGCCATTATGCGAAAGTTTGTTGCGTGATCTGCTAAAGGACATGGACGACATCATTACAAGGGTTCAGGGGGAGATCAGAATTGAAAAAGCCAAAGAAGCACGCGAAGCCCAACTCACTGCCGTTGTCACCTCGAGAGAAGTTGAATGGAATAACACAAAGAATGACATTCAGAGTGATAAAGGAGGGCAGCCTCAAGATTATCCCCTTGAAGAATGGTTTACGATTCACCCTGTGACCATATACAAAAGACACGGTCATGAAGGAATATTTGAGAagccgcccccccccccccccaaccgGAGGCTAGTGACGAGGTTGAGAGAAGTCGATATTGCCCGCTACCCGAGAGAAGGGGGCACGGAATATATAAGTGTCAGGGAGTGCGACCAGCAATCGTTACAGCAATGAAGGCTGGTAAACTCCTTCAGTATAAAATGATATAAATTAAGGCAATCAGAGGGTTCATGGAAAAGTCCACACGCCGAAATTCATCTCGAGTAATGGAGAAGGTACGATAATATGGTGACTTCATTTTGATCAAAAGATGGCACAACTCGTAAAACTCAGGTAAGAAACATAAAAGAGTTTAAGTGATTTTTGCGTGTGTTGATATCTCATTCGAGAGACTAttgaaattatgtattttgtatttctcGTGTGAATAATATCACTgggactggttcctcgagtaggacagtccTATTAATATGTatgactggttcctcgagtaggacagttgcatTCAATTTGTAGAAACTGGTTCCTCAAGTAGGACAATTGATTTGATtcgtaggagctggttcctcgagtaggacagttgccttaatggttcgaaactggttcctcgagtaggacagttacgtttgattcgtaggagctggttcctcgagcaggacagttgcctaaatggttcgaaactggttcctcgagtaggacagttgatttgattcgtaggagctggttcctcgagtaggacagttgccttaatggtTCGAAACTAGTTCCTACtgaactggttcctcgagtaggacagttacgtttgattcataggagctggttcctcgagtaggacagttgccttaatggtTCGAAACTGGTTCATCGAGTAGGACAATAACATTTGATGtataggagctggttcctcgagtaggacagttaccTTAATGCTTCGGGGAGGATGGCATGCCtcacccctcgccgagggcggggttgggatgatggaccacaccctcgttgcaggcgggggtgggatggcgtgcctcaccccttgtcgagggcgggggtgggatgatggaccacaccctcgctgcaggcgggggtgggatggcgtgcctcccccctcgccgagggcgggggcgggatgatggaccacaccctcgctgcaggcgggggtgggatggcgtacctcgcccctcgccgagggcgggggcgggatgatggaccacaccctcgctgtaGGCGGGGGTAGGATGGCGTGCCTCccccctcgccgagggcgggggtgggatgatggaccacaccctcgctgcaggcgggggtgggatggcgtgcctcacccctcgccgagggcgggggtgggatgatggaccacaccctcgctacaggcgggggtgggatggcgtgcctcacccccGCCgagggatgatggaccacaccctcgctgcaggcaggggtgggatggcgtgacgAATTTTAATCATGCAGGATATAAGGTGTGTAACCAATGCGTGGCGGATAGACTCGCCATCACGGTTTGGTTTCCATTCTTCTATTGTTTTGCACAGCTCCATGCCTCGAATATTTTACTctcgttttgtttttctttctgagcGTCTGCGAGCATAGACAAGAAAAACAAGGGGGCAACTAGGGGAGTGGAATACAAGGGGCATATAGGAGAGCCGAtttcgaggcaccctcgtcgaaatagacttcGATTTCGAAGCATCCTCGTCGAAACAGACTTCGATTTTGAGGCATCCTCGTCGAGGGAGGCAATTATTGGATCGTCACATAGGAGATCATAGGCATCCATAGGAGCCAAGAAAAACAAGGGGGCATATAGGAGAATGGAATATGTGTCCAAGCCATGACGGTCGTTGCGGCCGTCATCGTCGTCACTTGGGCATCATCACCTAGGCCGACATTAAGATTAATGCCGATGACGTGACACCctcgtcgaggcacccttgtcgaaatggatgcctacgccgacgacgtggcaccctcgtcaaggcacccttgtcgaaataGACTCCAACATCGAGGCGCTTACGCTGACGTCGAGGCGCCCTCGTCGAAATGGACGCCGACGTCGAGGCTCCCTAGTCGAAATGGACGCCGACAtcgaggcacccttgtcgaaatggACACCTACGTtgaggcaccctcgtcgagaGGAACACCCTTGCCTTCATTAAAATAGACGCCTACGCCGACCCGAGGTTGACaccgacgtcgaggcaccctcgtcgaggtcGACGCTAAGGTGAAGTTATTGAGAAAAATGCCTACACCGACGTCGAAGTTGACGCCAAGGGCCGACGACAAGACGCCAACGTCGAGGTCGACACTGAGGATATTTTGAAAGACGTCACCAACGTCGAGTTCGACACCGACATCGAGGTCAAGGTCGGCGCTGAGAAAAATGCCTACGCCGACTATGAGACGCCGTGTCGAGGTTGACGCCAAGGGCGGACGACGAGACGCCAACGTCGAGGTCGACACTAAGGTTATTGCGAAAGACGTCGCGACGTTGAGGTTAGCGCCGATGTTATTGAGAAAGAAGtcaccgacgtcgaggttggtGCCGAGGTTATTGAGAAAAACGTCCCGCCGTAGAGGTTGGCGCCGATGTCGAGGTTGACACCGAAGTGAAGGTTAGCGCCAAGGTTATTGAGAGCGACATCATCGACGTTGAGGATGGCATCGTAGTTATTGAGAAGGACAtcaccgacgtcgaggttggtGTCGTG harbors:
- the LOC133730972 gene encoding uncharacterized protein LOC133730972 is translated as MEKMIDACKRAGPQELAAKIAKDVGKSPFTDDILNTAKPRRFTTPVFHKYDGTTDPVDHIKGYKQQMSIETTDEKLMCKIFPSSLTGSASTWFQDLKPHSIPDFDTLSRAFISQYLCNRKQKKDMATLFSTKQKPGEKVGKFFKRFTAEMRHVNCDPQFAAIAFREGLLLGMPLCESLLRDLLKDMDDIITRVQGEIRIEKAKEAREAQLTAVVTSREVEWNNTKNDIQSDKGGQPQDYPLEEWFTIHPALLDDIAGIDRVRAEGPNDDPYLEHLAKLDLIFFSFLSAQDTLLDPRLEVK